TAGCCTGCTGTCTTGGCGCGCCAGGAGGATGGCGCCGGATTGTGGCTCGTCTGCGGGCATGCGTCGCCGCTTTTCCGGGCGCCGTTTCTGACGTGACATTCCAAAGACCGGGGGGTTTAAGGGGTCTTCCTGGGATCAGACCGACCCCGGTGGGTCTGCTCGAGCTCCTTTTCCACCGTGTCGAACCACCACTGCTGCCATCTGGGGCTGAAAGACATGGAGGTGTCCTCGTCGAACTCCCCATGCCGCTTGAGGTTGGCCTCCATGGCGGCGTTGATCTTCTCCTTGACCTGGCGAAACAATTCCGCGCGCACCGCCTGCGGGGTCAGTTGGATCACCATAACCTCGGCTGCCCATTTTTGGGTGTCCCGGGTCAACTGGCGGGCCGCAATCTCCGTGAGCGCGAAGTGGATTTGTTCGTGCTGCAGCACATAGCCCCGCATATTGGGCGCAAGGGTGGGGTTCCACCACGATCGATCGGGCAGCATGACGGCTTCGAAAGCCAGATGTTCAACCTTACCGAAGAAATATCGCTGGCCAAAAAAATCCCCGTTAGTGATTTTGAATCTTGAATCGGCGGTCACGCGCATCATGATCGCCGAATGCGCTTTAATCCGGTCGCCATGCGTCAGCTGGTGTTCCGACAAGGAGGTGGCGCGAAAATCATTCAGGGTGAGGGGCCGGAAGGGGAAGGCCGTCGCGAGCGCCTTATCCGGTTCCTCCGTCTGAACCATGCGCGGCCGGGCATATTCCGGCAACCGGGCGCACGCGGCGATCAGCGCCAGGAGGATGGAGAGAAGCACGTAGCGAAAAACACGGTTCATGGGAACCTCATAACGGCGGCGGGGAGCAGCTGTCAAGCGCTTTGGTGCCGTGCCGGATGTCATTTTCGGTCCGGATGACGGGGCGGCAATTCATGAACCAAAACCGCTGACCACAACCCTTGCCTTTCCGTTGCCGCCGCCCTTGACACCCCGTCATCGGCTTGGCATAGTGAAGCAGCAAAATCATGATCCCAGGCGCATTGACTAGTGACGCTTGCCGGGTCGGCTATCATCGGGGCATATCTGGGGTTCGTTCGGATCATTTGCTCTGTGGCTTGCATACGGGTGTTGCTGCATTCTTGAAAAGGTGTGAGTGGAGGAAGGAAAAAATGGCAAAAACGGAAAATTTTTTGATTGTGGTCAACAGCGGTACGGACAAGCCCTACAATCACTATGCGGCTTATGTGGTGGCTTTCCTGGCCAAACATTCGGCCAAGATCCCCAGCGTGACCATCTACTACGGCCCATACGGCGTGGCGATGACCAAGAAGGGAGAACTCGCCAAACTGCCGATCCAGGGTGAGGTCAAAGAGCTGATCGCCGGGCAGGTGGAGGGTCTTGCCGCTTCGGCCCTGCCGGACAATCTGGAGCAGCTTGCACGTTTCGTGAAAAACCAACTCGGCGTCAACATTGTCTCATGCGGCACTTTCCATGTGATCGACGGTGCCGGCAAGAGCGTGGACGATACCGCCGGAATCGAGGATTTCATCGCCCCGGTGAAGCTGCCCCAGGCGGCCGAAGCGCTCCTGGGCGCCGACAAGATCCATTACCTCTAAGATAACCAAACGCAGCCGCACCCGTTGCAGCCAGGACGAGGCGGGCAGGACCCGCCGGCTTCTGTGGACCCCAGCGGCCACCGATGACGCGATCCCTCCCCCCCGGAAACCACACCCCCGGGGGGCATGTCGGGTTGCATGCTTCATCACTCATTTGGATCGTCCAAAAGAAGGAAAATCGCACCAACAGGAATTTTATTGGGTGCTGAGGCAATCCGCAATTTTTTGGCAAGATAAATTCCCCGACTGCCGTCTGAAAAAACAGCCAAAAACCCCAGCCTTCCCGTCGCGTATGAATCCCTTCCCATGAAGAGTTGGGTCACATCCTTGCCTTCAAGCGGGGTGTCGGTGTCGATGACCCGGCAAAGCCCGTCTGACCCCGATACAAACAGGCCGCTGAAGCCACTGCCGCTGGCGCTGAAAGCCAGCTCACCGCTGTCGGCGGAAACGAACTGGCCAAAACCGGAAAAGGTGCTGCCGCCCGGAGCCGGGTCACCGGTCTGGGCGATTACGCCCAGCGCCCCGCCGTCTCCGACATAAATTCCGCTGCCGTCGCCGACCCCGCGGAAGAAAACCTGGCGCCCGCTGATCACTGGAATTGAGAAACTCGTGAACAACTGGGTACCGCCGGGCACAAAATCGTTTTTGTCGGCGATCTTTGTCAGAGCCCCGTCGATGCGGGCATAAACACCCGAGAGGGGACCAAAACCGCCCCAAAAGGCGACGTTCTGGCCACTGATGTCAGGGTCGCTGAAGCTGCCGAATTCGGTGGGCGCTGACCCCGGCATCGGGGTTGCCGTGTCGGCCACCAGTTCGGTGGCGCCTGCAATTCTGGTGAACACACCGGCAACTCCCGGTCCACCGGTAATGTTGGCCTGAAACGCCAGGTTCGCCCCTTGACGGCTGACGAAAAAGATGGTGGAGAAAGTGCCCCCCGGCGGTGCGGGTTCGCCGAACTGAACGATCTTGTTCAAACTGGTTGAGTCGGCGCTGTAGATTCCGCGCAGCCCGCTTGAGGCCAGTGCAATGATGTCGAGAACCCCTTCACCGAAGGCGAAATCACTGAAAATGGTCGTGATGGTGCCGCCACCGGACACAGGTTCACCTGCAGTGACCACAGGCTCGAGAGTTGCGCCGTCGCCGGCAAAAACACCGTCCACCCCCCCGCCGTCAGCGCGGAAAGCGACCATGAGGGAATTTAGGGCCGGCAAGGACAGGCTGCGGCCATCGAAGCTGTCGCCGCTGCCACCCGGCACGGGCGTGGCGCTGTCGGCAATTTTTACGAACGTGTATTCCGGACAGTCGGCATTTCCGAAAGCCGGCACAAGGCAGGAAAAAAGAACGATCAAAATACCAAGTGGAGAAATCGTTTTCATGTGAATCCTCCTTATGTCCCATCAAGGTCGAAATCAATCGGCGGCGGAAGAGTTGCAGTGTCGAACAGCGACAGGGTCACACCGCCCAAAGGGACGGACGACACCTGAAATCCCCGCCGCTGAGGTGCTGAATTCACGTCCCGAATTGATTCCACCTTTTGAGTTTAGCAAGGGTCAGCGGCTTCCGCTGGCGAATGCCCTTCGGCCCCGCGGTGGGAAAGCCGGGTCTGGTTTCCCCGCCGCCGGCTTGAAAAAACCAATCGATTATCTTATGTGCCATGGAAAGCCTCCTTCCGTGGTTTTGCCAGAAGCGAAGATTAGCCGGGCGCGCAGCGACTGGGGCGGATGGCCCGGGTTTGGACCCGGCATGATGGTGAACTTGCAGGGTGTGGCCCGGCGTGCCCACAGCCCTGGACGCCGCCAAGGTCCGGCGTGGTGAGTGTTTCAATCGCTGGCAGTGCAAGGATTCTTCGGCAAGTCTCCCGATGATCGGAAATGGTTACCTCATCGTGCTGCGAATCAGTCTCCGACTCTGGGTCGGGGCAGGAAAAAGATCCAGGGCGGTAGCGGTCTGGGGATCGTCTGAATGGCACCTCAACGCTGGTCGACAGAGCTCGTCCTCGCTGCGGTGAGGTATAAGGGGCCCATCGACCGGTGGGATCGGGAAATGTTTCGGGCAGGTTCCCAAGCCTTACGAGAGTCGTTGTTCGGGCTAGTGGGGTGGCGATTTACCTGGAATGAAACGGGGAAAGATAACCCTGCCTCTATTCAACTTAGGGGTAAGCCCACAACCCGCCCTTGTCAAGAAGGCTCCGCCAGGTTGCAGGCTACGGGGGAAATCACGTCCAATCGAGGAGGTGCGGGCGTGGGCGGGTGGCGCTCCACATGAAGAGCGGCAACGGCGGCTTTCGCCTTGCTCCGCGAGGCATGGCTGTCCGTGGGATTGGCGCTGCCCTGCGGCGACTTCTTTGCCTCGATTTTTTTCGGGACCCCCGGAAAGGAGGGCCTTGATGGACTGGTTTTTCAAAATCGTGACCTGGGCCGGCTCGGCCTGGGTGCTCTTCCCCCTTGCCGTGGTCATCGCCGGCATCCTGTGGCTTCGCGGCAGAGGAACCGATGCCGTGCTCGTTTTCGGGGGGTTGCTGGGGGCCTCGGCCTTGGTCCATGGGCTCAAGCGCCTTTTCGCCCGGCCGCGTCCCGATGTTCCGGAGCTTCTGGTGGCCATGCCCCCGGATTTTTCCTTCCCCAGCGCCCACACTGCCCAGGCCGTGGCCTTCGCCCTTGCCTGCGCCGTGGCCGCCAGCCGGGATGTTGCCACCCCCACAGGGATGCTGGTCTGGGGGACGCTGATCATAACGGCGGCACTGGTGGGAATTTCCCGGGTCTACCTCCAGGTTCACTATATCTCGGACGTCGTCGCCGGGGCGATACTTGGCGTCGCCTGGGTGCTGGCCTTGAACTGGCTGCTGAAGTGTTCCGCACCAAGGCTCTGAGGCGATTTTAGCGCGACCCGAAATGCATGGCCCGCCGGCGATCGGCGTCGCCCCTGCAAGGAGAGGACTCTTTGAGAAACAAATTCCTGGGTACGGGTGAATCGGGTTTCCATCCCATCCGAAAGGTCGGGGTGGTCCTCTCGGGCCTGAGGTACGCCATTCGCTACGACTTCAGCGTCACCTACAAGCTCATCATCTCGGTGGCCGTGCTGTCGGTCTTTTTCTTTTTTCGGCAGTGGGTTGATTTTCTACTCCTGGCGGCGGCGACGGCCATGATGCTGCAGGCGGAGCTGTTCAACAGCGCCATCGAGGCCCTCTGCGACTTCATCACCGCCCAGGAAAGCCGCAAGGTCAAGGTCATCAAGGACATTTCCGCCGCCGCGGCCGGGGTCAGCATCCTGCTGTGGGGGATCATTCTGGGCATCGAAACCTATGAGCTGCTGCGGCTCTTTTCGATTTTCCCTTGAGCCCGCCTGCAGGTTCCCCGATGGGTACCAAGGCCCCTTGCGAGGGCGGCCGCGGTGTTGCAGCCGGGCGGTTCGGTCGCCTTGGCCGGGGGGCCCTCACGGGCTCGCCTCGGTTGTCCCGTTCGATGTCATTTTTTTCGGGGTGTTTTACCGGTTTTCGGCGCCGCCGGCTTTTTCGTGGTGGGCTTCTTGGCCGCCGCTTTCTTGGGAGCGGTCTTCTCGCCGGCCTCCGTTTTCGCTGATGGTGGCTTCGTCGCGGCTTTCCTGCCGGCTGCTTTCTTCACCGCGGCCTTTTCCGCCGCAGCCGGCTTGGCCGCCGCCTTTTTGTTGCTGGGCTTGGGGGGTGTAACCTTTTGTTTTGCCGGCGTTGAAGCCGCTTTTCGGGGCTTTGCCTTGGACGGCGGCCGCTTGGCGCCCACAGCGGCGCGCCTTTTGCGGGCAGCCGGTTCGGCCGGGACGGCATCATCGTCCGCAGAGGCGCCGCCCATGTCGATGTCGACCCCGAAGAGAGACGAAAGGCCTTCGGTTTCCAGCACCCGGCCCCTGCGCCTCTTGCCGGCGGCTGGCGGCTGATCGACCGCGGCCGCGACCATCTCGGCCGGGTCCACCCCGCGCAGGGTGAACAGCAGTTCGGGCTCGTGGTCCAGACGGGCGCCGACGCCGTAAAGGGTCGCGGCCACATGTTTGCACACGGTGGCCCAATCGGGGCACGAGCAGCCGATCGTGATCTCACTCGGGGAGGGGAAGAGCCCCTCGCCCTTGCGGGTTACGACCGCCATTACACCCGTGGCGATGGCCCCCTGGAGGAGCTCCACCAGGGAGTCGATCTGACCCGCGCAGCGGGCTTTGATCTCCCCCCACTGCTTCTCGGCCAGGGGCGCGATCCCGATCTCCACTTCGTAGATGCGCGATCCGCTGACCAGGGCGCACACGCGGCCGGCCTCGATTTGCAGGTCGATGACCGAGCCGTTGCGTACGTAGGTCCGCCCCCGCGGGAGGCGGTTGGCGTAGTCGCTGTAGGCTTCCAGGTTCTGGCACCACGCCTCGCCCCAGAAGGTGGCGGCGATCTTGCGCCCCGTGATTTCGATCGGTGCCAGGTCGTGCCCGGCCTTTTTCATCTTGGCGGCCTTTTTCGCCGCCTGGCGGCGGCGCTCGGCCACCGGCACGTAAGGTCGCCAGTTGCCGTAGGATCTCCGGCCCATGGGCTCACCTCTGCTTGCCATGCGCGCTGCGGGATGGCGTCCCGACCGCGCTTTAGGGTCTACTCCGCGAGGGCGCTCTTCAGATCGAGCGCCACCATCGACATCAGCTCCGCGTTGCTCATCTCGGTCAAGGCCGATTCGGCGCCGCCGGACAGAATTTCATCGGAGAGCTTCTGCTTGCCGGCGATCAACTGGTCGATGCGCTCCTCCAGCGTGCCCCGGCAGACGAACTTGTGAACCAGCACGTTTTTCTTCTGACCGATGCGGAAGGCGCGATCCGTGGCCTGGTTTTCCACCGCCGGGTTCCACCAGCGGTCGAAGTGGATCACGTGCGAGGCCGCCGTCAGATTGAGCCCGGTGCCGCCGGCTTTGAGCGACAGTACCATGAAGGGCACGCGGTCGTCTTCCTGAAAATTTCTCACCAGCCCCTGGCGTTTTTTGACCGGCGTGCCACCGTGCAGAACGAGGCCGCCGCGGCCGAAGACCTCGGCCAGAAACCCGGCCAGCGGTTCGGTCATCTCGCGGAACTGCGTAAAGACCAGCAGCTTGTCCTGGCGGGCGGCGATGGATTCACCCAGTTCGCGCAGACGGGTGAACTTACCGCTGTCGACCGGCTCGTATCCGCCGTCGCCGAGCCAGTGCGAGGGGTGGTTGCAGATCTGTTTGAAGCGCATCAAAAAGGCCAGGACCACGCCGCGGCGCGCGATCCCCTCCAGCGCCTCGATCTGGCGGCGCATCGCCTCCACGGACTGCTGGTAGAGTGCGGCCTGCTGTTTGCTGAGCAGGCAAAAGGCGTTGACCTCGGTCTTGTCGGGCAAGTCGGCGATGACGCGCTTGTCGGTCTTCAGACGCCGCAGGATGTACGGCTGCACCAGCCGGCGCAGCGGCGCGTAGCCCTGTTGGCGCGATGCCATGGACTTGCACAGCGCGTTGAACGCCTTGGCTGAGCCCAGCAGGCCGGGATTGAGGAAGTCGAAAATCGACCACAGATCGCCCAAGCGGTTTTCCACCGGCGTCCCGGTCAGCGCCAGGCGCCAGCCTGCCGGGATCGCCTTGACCGCCTGGGTCTGCTTGGAGCCGGGGTTCTTGATGGCCTGCGCCTCGTCGAGGATCAGGCTGCGCCATGGGAAGGCCTTCATCCAGGCCGTGCGCATGGCCGTGCCATAGGTGGTGATCACCGCGTCGTGGGCCGCCACCCGCTTTTGGGGCAGCTTCTTCAACTCGTCCGAGGGCATGTGCGAGGGGTGGGCGATGAGCACCTTGAGCTCGGGGACGGCGCGTTCGATCTCCAGGCGCCAGTTGTCCACCAGCGATGCCGGGACCACCAGCAGATCGGTCCCCTGCCCCCGGTTGCGGCGGCTGATGGAAAGAATCGCCAGCACCTGGATCGTCTTGCCCAGGCCCATGTCATCGGCCAGGCAGCCGCCCAGCTCCAGGCTGCGCAGGGCCGAAAGCCACTGCACCCCCAGCTTCTGGTAGGGGCGAAGGGTCACCCGCAACCCCGCCCCGGCTTCGATCTCCGCTCGCAGCTCGGGTGAGCGCAGGTCTTCCAGGCGTTTTGAAAGCCACTTGCCGGCGATGACCTCCGACCATTCCGGCCGCGCGTCCTCGGCCGCCTGGTCATCGCCGCCGAGGCGGACGCCGGAAAGCAGGCGCATGGCCTCACCGAAGCTGACGCCGCCCGCCTGGGCCTGCCGCTGGACGTCGCGCCACTGGGCGAGCACCTGGGAGAGCTTGTCGCGGTCGACCTCGACCCATTTGCCCTTGATCAGCACCAGGCCGTCGCTGGCGGTAAGAATCTCATCGGCCTCCCGCGGGGTGAGCTTCTCGCCGTCCAGGGTGAGCGTCACATCGAAGTCCAGCAGGGCTTCCATCCCGAGTTTCGACGGCGCCTTGCCGCCCACCGCGACCGAGACCTTGGGCCGGGGTCTGTTCTTGGCGCGCCACCAGTCGGGCATGCGCACCACCAGCCCGGCCTGTTCGTAGAGGGCGATTTCGCAGAGGAAGCGGTGGGCCTCCCGCGGCGTCCAGGAAAGGGGGTGGTAGATGTCGCCGGACTCCACCAGCTCGCGGATGAACGTGCTCCGGGCGGCGGTTCGGGAGAGGGGGGCCAGCAGGGCGAGCAGCTTCTGCCGGTTTCGGGCCCCGGCGTAGTCCTTGAGGGCCCTGCCCAGCGGCAGGTGTTGCGGCTTGGCCTGCTTGGAGACCCGGTGCACGTAGGTGGCGAGAAAGGCGAAGGGATAGGCCGGATCACGTTTGTTCTCGGCCAGGTGGAAGCAGACACGGCCCACCACGTGCCAGACCGAGCTGTGCTTCTGCAGGTAGCCCTGGACGCCGTCCGGTTGTTCCTTGGCCTGGGCCGACAGCGCGGTTCCCATGTCGGACCAGATCTCCCCCAGAAGTGCCGCCGAAAGGGTCTCGGCGCCCTGCATCGGGGGTGCGGCCTGGGCCAGGTCCGCGAGCTCGTCGGGGTCCGGTTCGGGGACGACCAGGGTTTTCGGGTCGGTGGGGTCCAGCGCAGCGCACACCCGGCCGACGAAAAGGCGCCCCAGATCGCGCCAGTAAGCCAGCTCCGGGGAAAGATCGCTCAAAAGCTCCGCCGCCCCGAGATGCAGCACGCCGTGGCCGCGGTCGGTGCCGAAGGCCGCGAGGATCCGCTCGGCGGTCTTGGCCGCGATTGGAGGGCCGTCCTCGGGCGCCCCCGGCCGGACATCGATTCGGCCGCTGGGGGTTAGGCGGCAGACCAGGGTTTCATCGCCGTGGCGGGCGTCATCCAGGGGCGGCTGACTCACGGGCGCTTTGCCCTCGCATGCGGCGCACTCTTGGTGAGCCGCTGCGGCCTCGGGATTGCGCGCAGCGCTGCGGCCCGGGTGTTTAGCGGTGATGGCACTGGCGTCATTTTTTTTATAATTCCCTCACACGGGGTTTCCTGTGGCTTTCCCCGGGAGGGTGAAACGGCCCCTTGCCGGGCCACACGAAGTGCCTGGCGTAGGCCTCCTCGAGCTTCGGGTCCCCGGTCTTGGTGAACCGCAGGCGTTGGGCGGGCCCCTTGCCCCGGCGCATGTAGGCCGTGACCGAAGGCACGAGATTCAGGTCGTGGGCGTGAAACCGCAGGATCCGCAGCAGCCGCGACAGGCGGGTGAGATTGCAGTTGACCACCTTCTCCAGGTAGGGGATTCGGCCGCGATGCCAGGCTTCCAGGTCCTTCGGGTCTAGAAGCCCCATGGCGACGAGAACGTCCGCCGGGGCCACAACCTTCCCGCGGGCCAGCAGCTTCTCGACGGCGCGCGTCACCCGCGGATAGAGTTTGTCGTCGCGGTAGGTTCCGATGCTGACAAGCGCTTTTGGGTTTTTGGGCTGTTGGCTCATCGCGCACCAATTTAGATCACGCCCTTTTCAAGATCGAGTATTGGCCTCTCCCGGTTTTCCGCCTTTTCCAATTTAGCCCTCTGGCTGTGAACCAGTATTTCCCGGCTTATTCGGAGGAGAAATCCAAGTCGGGATAGAGTTTCCTGGCGCAATCGGGGCAGATACCGTGGCTGAATTCGGCCTCGGAATGGTCCCGGATGAATGTTTCGATCTGATTCCAGTAGCCTTTGTCATCCCGGATCTTTTTGCAGGAGGCGCAGATCGGCAGCAAGCCGCTGAGGGTTCGAATCTTGGCGATCGCCCCCTGCAGTTCCCCGATCAGCCTCTCGCGTTCTTTTTCCAGACGCTTGGCGGCGGTAATGTCTCTGATCGA
The genomic region above belongs to Desulfobacteraceae bacterium and contains:
- a CDS encoding phosphatase PAP2 family protein, whose translation is MDWFFKIVTWAGSAWVLFPLAVVIAGILWLRGRGTDAVLVFGGLLGASALVHGLKRLFARPRPDVPELLVAMPPDFSFPSAHTAQAVAFALACAVAASRDVATPTGMLVWGTLIITAALVGISRVYLQVHYISDVVAGAILGVAWVLALNWLLKCSAPRL
- a CDS encoding diacylglycerol kinase; the protein is MRNKFLGTGESGFHPIRKVGVVLSGLRYAIRYDFSVTYKLIISVAVLSVFFFFRQWVDFLLLAAATAMMLQAELFNSAIEALCDFITAQESRKVKVIKDISAAAAGVSILLWGIILGIETYELLRLFSIFP
- a CDS encoding DEAD/DEAH box helicase gives rise to the protein MSQPPLDDARHGDETLVCRLTPSGRIDVRPGAPEDGPPIAAKTAERILAAFGTDRGHGVLHLGAAELLSDLSPELAYWRDLGRLFVGRVCAALDPTDPKTLVVPEPDPDELADLAQAAPPMQGAETLSAALLGEIWSDMGTALSAQAKEQPDGVQGYLQKHSSVWHVVGRVCFHLAENKRDPAYPFAFLATYVHRVSKQAKPQHLPLGRALKDYAGARNRQKLLALLAPLSRTAARSTFIRELVESGDIYHPLSWTPREAHRFLCEIALYEQAGLVVRMPDWWRAKNRPRPKVSVAVGGKAPSKLGMEALLDFDVTLTLDGEKLTPREADEILTASDGLVLIKGKWVEVDRDKLSQVLAQWRDVQRQAQAGGVSFGEAMRLLSGVRLGGDDQAAEDARPEWSEVIAGKWLSKRLEDLRSPELRAEIEAGAGLRVTLRPYQKLGVQWLSALRSLELGGCLADDMGLGKTIQVLAILSISRRNRGQGTDLLVVPASLVDNWRLEIERAVPELKVLIAHPSHMPSDELKKLPQKRVAAHDAVITTYGTAMRTAWMKAFPWRSLILDEAQAIKNPGSKQTQAVKAIPAGWRLALTGTPVENRLGDLWSIFDFLNPGLLGSAKAFNALCKSMASRQQGYAPLRRLVQPYILRRLKTDKRVIADLPDKTEVNAFCLLSKQQAALYQQSVEAMRRQIEALEGIARRGVVLAFLMRFKQICNHPSHWLGDGGYEPVDSGKFTRLRELGESIAARQDKLLVFTQFREMTEPLAGFLAEVFGRGGLVLHGGTPVKKRQGLVRNFQEDDRVPFMVLSLKAGGTGLNLTAASHVIHFDRWWNPAVENQATDRAFRIGQKKNVLVHKFVCRGTLEERIDQLIAGKQKLSDEILSGGAESALTEMSNAELMSMVALDLKSALAE